In Rosa chinensis cultivar Old Blush chromosome 1, RchiOBHm-V2, whole genome shotgun sequence, a genomic segment contains:
- the LOC112166566 gene encoding uncharacterized protein LOC112166566 — protein sequence MASSSNSLEIKVPIFSGKNFDFWMIKMRTMFISHELWSYVDEGYTVPEIENMSNTKKLELKTNIKKDAKALGILQNSVSNEIFPRISNEETTKAAWNVLLLEFKGSEKVRAVKLQSLRRDFEYTRMNETELLNDYSTTLTDVVNQMKANGGHISEKRIVQKILMSLNRKYDAIICIIEETIDMETLGVQDVMGTLKAFDQRFGHVKKDCNYKGNQQANSIEEQCDTNMFSISHAATARVRMCMSLVNSACSNHMTGNANLLYDIDNNSITKVKMGNGMLVDTKAKGRIAVETKNGKIFNRDVILKFAKCWSAD from the exons ATGGCTAGTTCAAGCAACTCATTAGAAATCAAAGTTCCAATCTTCAGTGGAAAGAACTTCGACTTCTGGATGATCAAGATGAGAACCATGTTCATCTCACATGAACTATGGAGTTATGTGGATGAAGGCTATACAGTTCCAGAAATTGAAAACATGTCCAATACTAAAAAATTGGAGCTGAAGACAAACATAAAGAAAGATGCAAAAGCTCTAGGCATACTGCAAAACTCAGTCTCAAATGAgatctttccaagaatatcaAATGAAGAAACAACAAAAGCAGCTTGGAATGTTTTGTTGCTTGAGTTCAAAGGCTCAGAAAAAGTTAGAGCTGTTAAACTTCAATCTTTGAGAAGAGATTTTGAGTATACTAGAATGAATGAAACTGAGCTGCTAAATGATTACAGTACTACATTGACTGATGTAGTAAACCAAATGAAAGCCAATGGTGGACATATTTCAGAGAAAAGAATAGTACAAAAGATCCTTATGAGTCTAAATAGAAAATATGATGCTATAATCTGTATTATAGAGGAGACTATTGATATGGAAACTCTTGGTGTTCAAGATGTGATGGGGACACTTAAGGCTTTTGATCAGAG GTTTGGTCATGTCAAGAAGGATTGTAACTACAAAGGAAATCAACAAGCAAACTCCATTGAAGAACAGTGTGATACCAACATGTTCTCTATCAGCCATGCTGCAACTGCACGAGTGAGAATGTGCATGTCACTTGTTAATAGTGCTTGCAGTAATCATATGACTGGGAATGCTAATCTTCTATATGATATTGACAACAACAGCATCACTAAAGTGAAGATGGGAAATGGAATGTTGGTTGACACAAAAGCCAAAGGAAGAATTGCAGTGGAaaccaaaaatggaaaaatattcaACAGGGATGTTATTCTCAAATTTGCTAAGTGTTGGTCAGCTGATTGA